A single region of the Geobacillus subterraneus genome encodes:
- a CDS encoding DUF1385 domain-containing protein, whose product MDKPLYGGQAVVEGVMFAGKTHSVTAVRRNDGTIEYFSLPRRANPTLAAFKKIPFVRGIIAIIEASANGAKHLQFASERYEVAPGEEQADEERSSKLTLILGAAAIGVLSFLFAKTIFTLVPALAAASFKPLVPGRIGQILLEGVFKLALLLGYIYFISLTPLVKRVFQYHGAEHKVINAYEAGWPLTVEHVQRASRLHYRCGSSFILFTVIVGLFLYLFVPTDPLWLRMVNRLALIPVVLGVSFEVLQFTNKLRDVPLLRWLGYPGLWLQRLTTKEPDDDQVEVAIASFQRLLHLEAEAEAKKAVQ is encoded by the coding sequence ATGGATAAACCGTTATACGGCGGCCAGGCGGTCGTTGAAGGAGTGATGTTTGCCGGCAAAACGCACTCTGTCACCGCCGTTCGCCGCAATGATGGAACGATTGAATACTTTTCCTTGCCGCGCCGCGCCAATCCGACGCTGGCCGCCTTTAAGAAAATCCCGTTTGTCCGCGGCATCATCGCCATTATCGAAGCGAGCGCGAACGGGGCAAAACATTTACAGTTTGCGAGCGAACGGTATGAGGTGGCTCCAGGGGAGGAGCAGGCGGATGAGGAGCGCAGCTCCAAACTGACGCTTATTCTCGGCGCCGCAGCCATCGGTGTGCTGTCGTTTTTGTTCGCCAAAACGATTTTTACGCTCGTCCCGGCGCTCGCCGCCGCCTCGTTCAAACCGCTCGTTCCTGGGAGGATAGGGCAAATTTTGCTTGAAGGGGTTTTTAAGCTGGCTCTATTGCTCGGCTATATTTACTTTATTTCGTTAACGCCGCTTGTGAAGCGCGTTTTCCAATATCACGGCGCGGAACATAAAGTGATCAACGCTTATGAAGCAGGCTGGCCGCTGACCGTCGAGCACGTCCAGCGCGCCTCGCGCCTTCACTATCGGTGCGGCAGCAGCTTTATTTTATTTACCGTCATCGTCGGCTTGTTCCTTTATTTGTTCGTGCCGACCGATCCGCTTTGGCTGCGGATGGTTAACCGGCTCGCTTTAATTCCGGTCGTGCTTGGCGTTTCGTTTGAAGTATTGCAGTTTACAAATAAATTGAGGGATGTTCCGCTGCTGCGCTGGCTCGGCTACCCCGGGCTATGGCTGCAGCGGCTGACGACAAAAGAACCGGACGATGATCAAGTGGAAGTGGCCATCGCCTCATTTCAGCGGCTTCTTCATTTGGAAGCGGAAGCCGAAGCGAAAAAAGCAGTGCAGTAA
- the spoIIIAC gene encoding stage III sporulation protein AC, translating into MGIDVDIILKIAGVGIVIAFLHTVLDQMGRKEYAQWVTLLGFIYILFMVASIVSDLFQKIKDVFLFRG; encoded by the coding sequence ATGGGCATCGATGTCGATATCATTTTAAAAATCGCCGGCGTCGGCATCGTCATCGCGTTTTTGCATACGGTGCTCGATCAGATGGGGCGGAAAGAATACGCCCAATGGGTGACACTGCTCGGCTTTATTTACATCTTGTTTATGGTCGCCTCGATTGTGAGCGATTTGTTTCAAAAAATTAAAGACGTCTTTTTGTTCCGCGGGTAG
- a CDS encoding SpoIIIAH-like family protein gives MLKKQTVWLLTMLSLVVVLSVYYVTAPKEMGDSPAFTTNEKTDKTKEQPSVAVEEAGAKDKPSTAGETGDDLFMALRMKIEDERSRLRDELNAIVASANATAEEKNEALDKIEQLQALSEKEATLETLIKSKGGYEDVLVRADDDQVRVTIRAKESSAKSANEVIHMVKKEIPDAEYVTVEFQPAG, from the coding sequence ATGTTGAAAAAACAAACCGTGTGGCTGTTGACGATGTTAAGTTTGGTGGTCGTGCTGTCGGTCTATTACGTGACGGCGCCGAAAGAAATGGGGGACAGCCCGGCGTTTACCACCAATGAGAAAACCGATAAAACAAAAGAACAGCCAAGCGTCGCCGTCGAAGAAGCGGGGGCGAAAGACAAGCCATCCACAGCCGGCGAAACAGGCGATGATTTGTTTATGGCGCTGCGCATGAAAATTGAAGATGAACGAAGCCGGCTGCGCGATGAGCTGAACGCTATTGTCGCCTCGGCGAATGCGACGGCGGAAGAGAAAAATGAGGCGTTGGATAAAATTGAACAGCTGCAAGCGCTGTCTGAAAAAGAAGCGACGTTGGAGACGCTCATTAAATCAAAAGGCGGCTATGAAGATGTGCTCGTGCGGGCCGATGACGACCAAGTGCGCGTGACGATTAGAGCGAAAGAAAGCTCGGCCAAATCGGCAAACGAAGTCATTCATATGGTGAAAAAAGAAATTCCGGACGCCGAATATGTGACCGTTGAGTTTCAGCCGGCCGGATGA
- a CDS encoding YqhR family membrane protein, with the protein MMAEQKGKLEQEKRERPMTLLQKTLIIGFVGGVFWSLIGYLAYFFNFSEISPNMVLIPWVAGDWKYGKTGNYVAIALIGVISIAAALLYYALLRNIRGMWAGILYGAALWAVVFYLFNPLFPNVQPVADLEPNTVITTLCLYILYGVFVGYSISFETQEMNRPSQSAGKEAAKEGS; encoded by the coding sequence ATGATGGCGGAACAAAAAGGAAAGCTCGAGCAGGAGAAAAGAGAGCGGCCCATGACGCTCTTGCAAAAAACGCTCATTATCGGGTTTGTCGGCGGGGTGTTTTGGAGCTTAATCGGCTATTTGGCGTACTTTTTCAACTTTAGCGAAATCAGTCCAAACATGGTTTTGATTCCTTGGGTGGCCGGCGACTGGAAATACGGAAAAACAGGCAACTATGTAGCCATCGCGTTGATCGGTGTCATTTCCATTGCGGCGGCGCTCCTTTACTACGCGTTGCTGCGGAACATTCGCGGCATGTGGGCGGGCATTTTATACGGTGCGGCGCTGTGGGCGGTTGTTTTCTATTTGTTCAATCCGTTGTTTCCGAATGTTCAGCCGGTCGCTGATTTAGAGCCGAATACAGTGATTACGACGCTTTGCCTATACATTTTATACGGCGTGTTCGTCGGCTATTCGATTTCCTTTGAGACGCAGGAAATGAACCGGCCATCCCAAAGCGCCGGGAAAGAGGCGGCGAAGGAAGGAAGCTGA
- the spoIIIAG gene encoding stage III sporulation protein AG codes for MLQFMKRLFSSPSKEGDGEGARKKMPFSYVVALLLAGVALMAVSHFTKSEEDVPAAPSAGQSDAPSEPAFLSSKETKEKVIAAYEERYEKELKAALETIEGVDDVTVVVNLDSTELKLFEKKRSTQQQTTEESDKEGGKRTIKNESTNEEVIIIRNGDEETPLVVATKKPDIRGVLVVAKGADNLQIKKWIVEAVTRVLNVPSYRVAVLPKK; via the coding sequence ATGCTCCAATTTATGAAACGGCTCTTTTCTTCGCCGTCAAAAGAAGGGGACGGGGAAGGAGCCCGAAAAAAAATGCCGTTTTCCTATGTTGTCGCACTGTTGTTGGCCGGCGTTGCGCTGATGGCGGTCAGCCACTTTACAAAAAGCGAGGAAGATGTTCCGGCAGCGCCTTCCGCCGGGCAGTCAGACGCTCCGTCCGAGCCGGCGTTTTTGTCAAGCAAAGAGACGAAAGAAAAAGTGATCGCCGCCTATGAGGAACGATACGAAAAAGAACTGAAAGCTGCGCTCGAAACGATCGAGGGGGTCGATGACGTCACTGTCGTCGTCAATCTCGATTCAACAGAGCTCAAATTGTTCGAGAAAAAGCGCTCCACCCAGCAACAAACAACAGAGGAGAGCGACAAGGAAGGCGGAAAACGGACGATTAAAAACGAGTCAACAAATGAAGAAGTGATCATTATTCGCAACGGCGACGAAGAAACGCCGCTTGTTGTCGCCACGAAAAAGCCGGACATCCGCGGCGTGCTTGTCGTCGCCAAAGGGGCAGACAATTTGCAAATTAAAAAATGGATTGTCGAGGCTGTGACGCGCGTGTTAAACGTCCCAAGCTATCGCGTCGCTGTCTTGCCGAAAAAATGA
- the accB gene encoding acetyl-CoA carboxylase biotin carboxyl carrier protein, with product MKIQEIRELIRLVDQSSIDEFVYEQGETKVHMKKAAAAAVAAPTVAVQAAPAAPAAAEPMPAAPPVQTAAPEAPAPETEKPAAPEVKQASEGNLHQITSPMVGTFYAAPAPDKPPYVKPGDQVKKDTVVCIIEAMKLFNEIEAEVDGEIVEVLVQNGQLVEYGQPLFLVKPE from the coding sequence ATGAAAATTCAAGAAATCCGTGAATTGATTCGGTTGGTTGACCAATCCTCGATCGACGAATTTGTATACGAGCAAGGCGAAACGAAAGTACATATGAAAAAAGCTGCGGCGGCCGCTGTAGCCGCGCCGACGGTAGCCGTACAGGCGGCGCCTGCTGCACCGGCGGCTGCCGAACCGATGCCGGCGGCTCCTCCGGTCCAAACAGCCGCTCCGGAAGCGCCGGCGCCGGAAACGGAAAAACCGGCCGCTCCGGAAGTCAAGCAAGCGTCAGAAGGCAACTTGCACCAAATTACATCGCCGATGGTCGGCACGTTTTACGCCGCTCCGGCCCCGGACAAGCCGCCGTATGTGAAGCCGGGCGATCAAGTGAAAAAAGACACCGTCGTTTGCATTATTGAAGCGATGAAGCTGTTTAACGAAATCGAAGCGGAAGTCGATGGCGAAATTGTCGAGGTGCTCGTGCAAAACGGCCAGCTCGTCGAATACGGCCAGCCGCTATTTTTGGTCAAGCCTGAATAA
- the spoIIIAF gene encoding stage III sporulation protein AF, whose product MQFVIEWVTNIILFLLFAIIIDFLLPSGTMQKYVKMAIGLMLLLVMLGPVLRLASIDPEQLVASALARFSDGQTGDEAIKNQIEQQKKEIQASQRAYILEQMAVQLENDANEELMGKYGLKADVNVYADNKEGWRMPDDIKTIEVVLSKQQPAGAVEPVIIDTTKPPVPPEGDASLAEEVRTFLAGKWEVDENKIAVQFKGRE is encoded by the coding sequence ATGCAGTTTGTCATTGAATGGGTTACGAACATCATTTTGTTTTTGCTGTTTGCCATTATCATCGACTTTTTGCTGCCGTCCGGGACGATGCAAAAATATGTCAAAATGGCCATCGGACTCATGCTGCTGCTTGTGATGCTCGGGCCGGTGCTCCGGCTCGCCTCGATTGACCCGGAACAGCTCGTCGCTTCGGCACTCGCCCGTTTTTCCGATGGCCAAACCGGCGATGAAGCGATAAAAAATCAAATCGAGCAGCAGAAAAAAGAAATACAAGCTTCGCAACGCGCATATATTTTAGAACAAATGGCTGTCCAGCTGGAAAACGACGCAAACGAGGAGTTGATGGGGAAGTATGGATTGAAGGCTGATGTCAATGTTTACGCCGATAACAAAGAAGGTTGGCGCATGCCGGATGACATCAAGACGATCGAAGTCGTACTTTCTAAACAACAGCCTGCCGGGGCGGTGGAGCCGGTCATCATCGATACGACGAAGCCGCCGGTTCCGCCTGAGGGCGATGCTTCGCTGGCCGAAGAGGTGCGCACCTTTCTCGCCGGCAAATGGGAAGTCGATGAAAATAAAATTGCCGTACAGTTTAAGGGGAGGGAATAG
- the spoIIIAB gene encoding stage III sporulation protein SpoIIIAB — protein sequence MKWLGALLILAASTWTGFAAARMLYERPRQLRQLKAALRALEAEVMYGHTPLAEASVHIARQTAAPMCELFFRFAEALRTEETSVVEAWEKSLQALWGKTALKQGELEVMKQFGATLGQYDRLTQQKQIALALAHLEREEAEALDNQARYAKMAKSLGVLAGLLLVILLM from the coding sequence ATGAAATGGCTCGGTGCCTTGTTGATTCTTGCCGCTTCGACATGGACGGGATTTGCCGCCGCCCGCATGTTGTATGAGCGGCCGCGCCAGCTCCGCCAGCTGAAAGCAGCGCTTAGGGCGCTCGAGGCGGAAGTGATGTACGGGCATACGCCGCTCGCTGAAGCGTCGGTGCATATCGCCCGGCAAACGGCTGCTCCGATGTGCGAGCTGTTTTTTCGGTTCGCCGAGGCGCTGCGCACCGAGGAGACGAGCGTGGTGGAGGCATGGGAAAAAAGCTTGCAAGCCCTATGGGGGAAAACGGCGCTAAAACAAGGAGAGTTGGAAGTGATGAAGCAATTTGGCGCCACGCTCGGCCAGTATGACCGGCTCACGCAGCAAAAACAAATCGCCTTGGCGCTCGCCCATCTGGAGCGGGAGGAAGCAGAAGCGCTCGACAACCAGGCGCGCTACGCCAAAATGGCGAAAAGTTTAGGCGTGTTGGCCGGGCTACTGCTCGTCATTTTACTCATGTAG
- the spoIIIAE gene encoding stage III sporulation protein AE, which yields MKRTAFLIAGLLFLFFCPLVVQAASYEPSVSEQLARLDVSDIRRYWETIVNEYGGFLPESEKGPITDFLSGDKQWSPVEWLKALARYLFYELQVNGKLLGTLILLAVFSTVLQSLQNAFAQQEVSKIAHAVVYMVLLLIALNSFRLAASYALEAVQTMSHFIIALIPLLLALLASSGGIVSAAFFHPIILFLMNTTGTVIEYVTLPLLLLAALLSVVSTLSDRYKATQLADLLNKVALGLLGIILTVFLGVMSVRGTTAAVADGVALRAAKFVTGNFIPVVGKLFTDAADTVVAASMLLKNAVGLVGVAILLMIALFPAVKIFAIVIVYKLSAALLQPLGGGPVLSCLNIISKSIAYVLAALLIVSLMFFLSLTVMVMAGNITMMVR from the coding sequence TTGAAGCGGACAGCGTTCCTCATTGCCGGGCTGCTGTTTCTCTTTTTTTGCCCGTTGGTCGTACAAGCCGCAAGTTACGAGCCGTCCGTCAGCGAGCAGCTCGCCCGGCTCGACGTGAGCGACATCCGCCGCTATTGGGAAACGATCGTCAACGAATACGGCGGCTTTTTGCCGGAAAGCGAAAAAGGACCGATCACCGATTTTTTAAGCGGCGATAAGCAATGGTCACCGGTCGAATGGCTGAAGGCGCTCGCCCGCTACTTGTTTTACGAACTGCAAGTAAACGGCAAGCTGCTCGGCACGCTCATTTTGCTTGCTGTGTTCAGCACCGTGCTGCAATCGTTGCAAAATGCGTTCGCCCAACAGGAAGTGAGCAAAATCGCCCACGCGGTCGTGTATATGGTGTTGTTGTTGATCGCCTTAAACAGCTTCCGCCTCGCAGCCAGCTATGCGCTTGAAGCGGTGCAGACGATGAGCCATTTCATCATCGCCCTCATCCCGCTGCTGCTCGCGCTGCTTGCTTCCTCCGGCGGGATCGTATCGGCGGCGTTTTTTCACCCGATCATTTTGTTTTTAATGAACACGACCGGCACGGTCATCGAATATGTCACATTGCCTCTTTTGTTGCTGGCGGCGCTGCTTTCCGTTGTCAGTACGCTCAGCGACCGGTACAAGGCGACCCAGCTCGCCGATTTGCTGAACAAAGTCGCGCTTGGTTTGCTCGGCATCATTTTAACGGTTTTTCTTGGCGTCATGTCAGTGCGCGGGACGACGGCGGCGGTGGCGGATGGCGTCGCTTTAAGAGCGGCGAAATTTGTCACCGGCAATTTCATCCCGGTCGTCGGCAAACTGTTTACCGATGCCGCCGATACGGTCGTCGCCGCCTCCATGTTGCTGAAAAACGCCGTTGGGCTAGTCGGGGTAGCGATTTTGTTAATGATTGCCCTCTTTCCAGCGGTGAAAATTTTCGCGATCGTCATCGTCTACAAACTATCGGCCGCCTTATTGCAGCCGCTTGGCGGCGGGCCGGTGCTTTCGTGCCTTAACATCATCAGCAAAAGCATCGCCTATGTGTTGGCGGCGCTGCTCATCGTATCGCTCATGTTTTTCCTCAGCCTAACGGTCATGGTCATGGCCGGGAACATTACGATGATGGTCCGCTAG
- the spoIIIAD gene encoding stage III sporulation protein AD, which translates to MQIVGLGLIATFLVVLLQEQKSNLAFLLTVFVGCTIFLLLVDQISEILLMLREMAEGAHIQMVYLETMLKIIGIAYIAEFAAQISKDAGQGAIAAKIELGGKIVILALAVPILTAIIEAVISLIPAAR; encoded by the coding sequence TTGCAAATTGTCGGTCTCGGGTTGATTGCGACGTTTTTGGTGGTATTGCTGCAGGAGCAAAAATCGAACCTCGCTTTTTTATTGACCGTTTTTGTCGGTTGCACCATTTTTTTGCTGCTTGTCGACCAGATTAGTGAAATTTTGCTGATGCTGCGGGAAATGGCGGAAGGCGCCCATATCCAAATGGTGTACTTGGAAACGATGTTGAAAATTATCGGCATTGCCTACATTGCCGAGTTTGCCGCACAAATTTCCAAGGACGCCGGCCAAGGAGCGATCGCCGCCAAAATTGAGCTCGGCGGCAAAATCGTCATTTTGGCGCTTGCCGTTCCGATTTTGACCGCCATTATTGAAGCGGTCATTAGCCTGATTCCGGCAGCGCGATAA
- the spoIIIAA gene encoding stage III sporulation protein AA, whose translation MEAVWGILPKTIAAAVQQLPSWRHGIEEIRIRVSRPLEVIANGTARLLPYEVTKEDGVQLLNKLSRYSIYAVEEELKRGFMTIEGGHRVGLAGKVVTEGGKVKAIRDVASFNIRIAKEQVGIANPLIPYVYEGRWRHTMIIGSPQTGKTTLLRDAARLISSGTERIPAQKVAIVDERSEIAGCVKGIPQFSFGPRLDVLDACPKAEGMMMMIRSMSPDVIIVDEIGREEDSEAVLEAANAGVSVWTTVHGRSVKDVWQRPTLGPVMEQKVFERFIELTNIPRPGAIRRILDASGAVLYERAVVSR comes from the coding sequence ATGGAAGCGGTATGGGGAATTTTGCCGAAAACGATCGCTGCAGCGGTGCAGCAGCTCCCTTCATGGCGTCACGGCATCGAAGAAATCCGCATCCGCGTTTCCCGTCCGCTTGAGGTGATCGCCAACGGAACGGCCCGCTTATTGCCGTATGAAGTGACGAAAGAAGATGGCGTACAGTTGCTGAATAAATTGAGCCGTTATTCGATTTATGCCGTCGAAGAGGAGCTCAAACGCGGGTTTATGACGATCGAAGGGGGACATCGCGTCGGGCTCGCCGGCAAGGTCGTCACGGAAGGCGGCAAGGTGAAGGCCATTCGCGATGTCGCCTCTTTTAATATCCGCATCGCCAAAGAGCAGGTCGGCATCGCCAATCCATTGATTCCGTACGTATATGAAGGGCGCTGGCGCCACACGATGATCATCGGTTCACCGCAAACCGGAAAAACGACGCTGCTGCGCGATGCAGCGCGCCTCATCAGCAGCGGAACAGAGCGCATCCCGGCGCAAAAGGTGGCGATCGTTGACGAGCGTTCGGAAATCGCCGGCTGTGTGAAAGGAATTCCGCAGTTTTCATTCGGTCCGCGCCTTGATGTGTTGGACGCGTGTCCGAAAGCGGAAGGGATGATGATGATGATCCGCTCGATGAGCCCGGATGTCATCATCGTCGATGAAATCGGGCGCGAAGAAGACAGCGAAGCGGTGCTCGAGGCGGCGAACGCCGGCGTCTCTGTATGGACGACCGTGCACGGCCGCAGCGTCAAAGACGTCTGGCAGCGGCCGACGCTCGGCCCGGTGATGGAACAAAAAGTATTTGAACGGTTTATTGAACTGACGAACATCCCTCGTCCCGGCGCGATCCGGCGCATTCTCGATGCCAGCGGGGCGGTGCTGTATGAACGGGCGGTGGTGAGCCGATGA
- the efp gene encoding elongation factor P — protein sequence MISVNDFRTGLTIEVDGEIWRVLEFQHVKPGKGAAFVRSKLRNLRTGAIQERTFRAGEKVNRAQIDTRKMQYLYANGDQHVFMDMETYEQIELPAKQIEHELKFLKENMEVFIMMYQGETIGVELPNTVELKVVETEPGIKGDTASGGSKPAKLETGLVVQVPFFVNEGDTLIINTADGTYVSRA from the coding sequence ATGATTTCAGTGAACGATTTTCGCACAGGGCTTACGATCGAGGTCGACGGCGAAATTTGGCGCGTCCTTGAGTTCCAGCATGTCAAGCCGGGCAAAGGGGCGGCGTTCGTCCGTTCGAAGCTGCGCAATTTGCGCACCGGCGCCATTCAAGAGCGGACGTTCCGCGCCGGTGAAAAAGTAAACCGGGCGCAAATTGATACGCGCAAAATGCAATATTTGTACGCCAACGGCGACCAGCACGTCTTTATGGATATGGAAACGTACGAACAAATCGAGCTGCCGGCGAAACAAATCGAGCATGAGTTGAAGTTTTTGAAAGAAAACATGGAAGTGTTTATCATGATGTATCAAGGCGAAACGATCGGCGTCGAGCTGCCGAACACCGTCGAATTGAAAGTCGTTGAAACAGAACCGGGCATCAAAGGCGACACAGCTTCCGGCGGTTCGAAACCGGCCAAGCTCGAAACCGGCCTTGTCGTTCAAGTGCCGTTTTTCGTCAATGAAGGCGACACGCTCATCATTAACACAGCTGATGGCACGTACGTTTCGCGGGCGTAA
- a CDS encoding YqhV family protein, whose product MKHWLRSIDPSVLAMAGMRMLSALVELSAALLMLAFNDVKKALAINAALAVVGPTVMIVTMAIGLLSLADELSFSRLGLVVLGVAIILFAIYK is encoded by the coding sequence ATGAAACATTGGCTGCGATCGATCGATCCATCCGTCTTGGCGATGGCCGGCATGCGGATGTTGTCGGCGCTCGTTGAACTCAGTGCGGCGCTGTTGATGCTGGCGTTCAACGACGTCAAAAAAGCGCTCGCCATTAACGCTGCGCTCGCTGTCGTCGGTCCGACCGTCATGATCGTGACGATGGCGATCGGACTGCTTTCGCTCGCGGACGAGCTTTCGTTTTCCCGGCTTGGGCTCGTCGTGCTTGGGGTGGCGATCATTTTGTTTGCCATTTACAAGTAA
- a CDS encoding SA1362 family protein: MRRRAIHPLVGLMILLGTLGIVYTLFAHPTVLFRQLLFVALFVAAIYLFYRFVYQRRTDKERWSYLKAVRQSKKLHPRSGRKQPKPAKLKRPLKKRTATPHLTVIDGKKGKKKNRASF, translated from the coding sequence TTGCGGCGCAGGGCCATTCACCCGCTCGTCGGGCTCATGATCTTGCTTGGAACGCTCGGCATTGTCTATACTCTTTTCGCCCATCCGACGGTGCTGTTCCGTCAGCTGTTGTTTGTTGCGCTGTTTGTAGCCGCGATTTATCTCTTTTACCGTTTCGTGTACCAACGCCGCACCGATAAAGAACGGTGGTCGTACTTAAAAGCGGTGCGGCAGTCGAAAAAGCTCCATCCCCGCTCCGGGCGCAAGCAGCCAAAGCCGGCAAAACTGAAACGGCCGCTGAAAAAGCGGACCGCGACCCCGCATTTAACCGTGATTGACGGAAAAAAAGGCAAAAAAAAGAATCGAGCTTCGTTTTAG
- a CDS encoding patatin-like phospholipase family protein, with amino-acid sequence MDIDIVFSGGGVKGFALLGAYEAIEEKGLRWKRLAGTSAGSLLAALLAAGYSAREVMHLLEELEFERLLDERASWIPFPVWKWVRLYWHLGLYQGKALERWLESVLAARGVRTFQDVPAGSLYIVASDVTNGRIVVLPDDLNAYGIDPSSFSVAKAVRMSVSIPYFFEPVRLRGQNGTSLIVDGGVLSNFPLFLFDEEKKTKKRPVLGIQLSAKPGERPKRKITNALDLYEALFAAMKEAHDARYISRRHEKNIVFLPVENVMSTEFSVDLEARRRLIDYGRERTRQFLRQWAY; translated from the coding sequence GTGGACATTGACATCGTCTTTTCCGGCGGTGGGGTGAAAGGATTTGCCTTGCTTGGCGCGTACGAAGCCATTGAGGAAAAAGGGCTGCGCTGGAAGCGGCTTGCTGGGACGAGTGCGGGGTCGCTGCTGGCGGCGCTGCTCGCGGCAGGCTACAGCGCCCGCGAGGTTATGCACTTGCTTGAGGAGTTGGAATTTGAGCGGTTGTTGGATGAACGGGCGTCATGGATTCCTTTCCCGGTCTGGAAGTGGGTGCGCCTCTACTGGCACCTTGGCCTCTATCAAGGAAAAGCGCTTGAACGGTGGCTTGAGTCGGTGCTTGCTGCCCGCGGGGTGCGGACGTTTCAAGATGTGCCGGCCGGCAGTTTGTATATCGTCGCTTCCGACGTCACAAACGGGCGCATCGTCGTGCTGCCGGACGATTTGAACGCGTACGGCATTGACCCGAGCTCATTTTCGGTCGCCAAGGCGGTGCGGATGAGCGTTAGCATCCCGTACTTTTTCGAACCGGTTCGCCTCCGCGGGCAAAACGGCACGTCTCTCATCGTCGACGGGGGGGTGCTCAGCAACTTTCCGCTTTTTCTCTTTGATGAGGAAAAGAAAACGAAAAAGCGGCCGGTGCTCGGGATCCAGCTGAGCGCCAAGCCGGGCGAGCGGCCGAAACGAAAAATCACCAATGCGTTAGATTTGTATGAGGCGCTGTTTGCGGCGATGAAAGAGGCGCATGATGCCCGCTACATTTCGCGCCGCCATGAAAAAAACATTGTCTTTTTACCGGTGGAAAACGTGATGTCGACCGAGTTTTCCGTCGACCTCGAGGCGCGCCGGCGCCTCATCGATTACGGGCGCGAGCGGACGCGGCAGTTTTTGCGGCAATGGGCGTACTAG
- a CDS encoding M24 family metallopeptidase — MEKLEKLRTLLEERHIDGLLVTNSYNRRYITGFTGTAGVALVSREGAVFITDFRYVEQASKQVEGFEIVQHSGPIVEEIAKQVKRLGIGKLGFEQQDVTYAAYKAYEEAVSAELVPTSNVVETLRLIKSEAEIKILKEAAEIADAAFAHILSFIRPGVKEIEVANELEFFMRKQGASSSSFDTIVASGYRSALPHGVASEKTIERGELVTLDFGAYYKGYCSDLTRTVAVGDISAELKTMYDIVLEAQRRGMSGLKAGMTGKEADALTRDYIREKGYGDYFGHSTGHGIGLEIHEGPALSFRSDVVLEPGMVVTVEPGIYIPGLGGVRIEDDAVITADGNEALTHSPKELIIL; from the coding sequence ATGGAAAAGCTGGAAAAACTTCGAACGCTTCTTGAGGAGCGGCATATTGATGGTCTTTTAGTGACAAACAGCTACAACCGCCGCTACATCACGGGGTTTACCGGCACGGCTGGCGTCGCGCTTGTCAGCCGCGAAGGGGCGGTGTTTATTACCGACTTCCGCTATGTCGAGCAAGCATCCAAACAAGTCGAGGGCTTTGAGATTGTGCAACATAGCGGGCCGATCGTTGAAGAAATCGCGAAACAAGTAAAGCGGCTTGGCATCGGCAAACTTGGATTTGAGCAGCAAGACGTCACGTACGCAGCATACAAAGCGTATGAGGAGGCGGTCAGCGCCGAGCTTGTGCCGACGTCGAACGTAGTGGAAACGTTGCGCTTGATTAAGTCGGAAGCAGAGATTAAGATATTAAAGGAAGCAGCAGAAATCGCCGATGCGGCATTTGCCCATATTTTGTCGTTCATCCGTCCGGGCGTCAAAGAAATCGAAGTGGCGAATGAGCTCGAGTTTTTTATGCGCAAGCAAGGAGCGTCTTCTTCTTCCTTTGATACGATCGTCGCGTCCGGCTACCGCTCGGCGCTGCCGCACGGGGTGGCGTCAGAGAAAACGATTGAGCGCGGTGAGCTTGTCACGCTTGATTTCGGGGCTTACTACAAAGGATATTGCTCCGATCTCACAAGGACGGTCGCCGTCGGCGACATCAGCGCCGAACTGAAAACGATGTATGATATCGTCCTTGAGGCGCAGCGGCGCGGCATGAGCGGTCTTAAGGCAGGCATGACCGGCAAAGAGGCGGATGCGTTAACGCGCGATTACATCCGTGAAAAAGGGTATGGCGATTATTTCGGCCATTCGACCGGCCATGGCATCGGCCTTGAGATTCACGAAGGGCCGGCGCTTTCGTTCCGTTCGGATGTCGTGCTTGAGCCAGGCATGGTCGTCACTGTCGAGCCGGGCATTTACATCCCGGGGCTTGGCGGGGTGCGCATTGAAGACGATGCGGTCATCACCGCTGACGGGAACGAGGCGCTCACTCATTCGCCAAAAGAACTAATCATTTTATAA